The genomic DNA TGAACGATCTGCCTACTGTCGACCTGTCTACTTTCCCGAAAGATGCCGATGGCAAAGTCACTTTGTTCGACGGTAAATCTTTCAATGGATGGAGAGGCTACGGCCGTACGGATGTGCCTGCTGCCTGGGAAGTGGTAGACGGTACGATCCATATCAAAGGATCCGGTGCAGGTGAAGCTGGTGCTAAAGATGGTGGCGACTTGGTTTTCGCTCACAAATTCAAAAACTATGAATTTGAATTCGAATGGAAAGTAGGTAAAGGTTCAAACTCCGGCGTACTGTATATGATCCAGGAAGTCGAAGGACAGCCTTCTTATATCTCTGCTCCTGAATATCAGGTACTCGACAATGCAAACCATCCGGACGCCAAGTTGGGTAAAGACGGCAACCGCCAGTCTGCTTCCTTGTATGACATGATCCCGGCTAAGCCTCAGAACTCTAAACCGTTCGGTGAATGGAACAAAGGCAAGATCATGTGCTACAAAGGTACGGTAGTTCACTATCAGAACGATGAACCGGTTGTTGAATATCATTTGTGGACACAGCAGTGGAAGGAAATGTTGGATAACAGCAAATTCAGCAAAGACAAATGGCCGTTGGCTTACGAACTGTTGCTGAACTGCGGTGGTGAAAACAAAGAAGGTTTCATCGGTTTCCAGGACCACGGAGACGACGTTTGGTATCGTAACATCACTATCAAAGAACTTGACTAAGCAGTCGTTCCTTTTATCAAAATAAGAAAGCCCCGGTATCGCTTGGATACCGGGGCTTCTTTCATTTGTCCGATACAGGGCGGCAGGGATTATTTTGCCATCACCTTTATGTTGCTATAACTGTTTCCTTCGAAATTGATACGGCCGTTTTTACCGTTGTTGACATCGAGGGTGTAGTTGTTTTTGTTCCTTTGGTCATCGCGGCTATCGAAACCGACCGAGTTTTCGTCCTGGTTACGACGTTGGATACTGAAGCCGCCTTGAACCTTGCAATTGCCGTATTTCATATTGTTGGCAACGACACGGAAGGAGGCGTTCACATCGATATAAATGTTCAGATTACCGTAGCGGGCATCCACATTGACCTTATCGAAGTTGCTGGCAAGATCCTTGATGGTAAGCGTGCTGTAGCTCAGTTCGTCGACGGTGATGCCCTGTTTCAGCTCGTCGATCTTGCAATTTCCGTACTTCAGTTCCATATAGCCGTTGTCCAGCCTGTCGATATGGATGTCGCCGTATTTGGCTTCAGTGTTCATCTTCCGGACATTTCCGAGACTGAGGTTGGAGTACTTGCTGTCGATATTCAGTTGCGAGCCGTTGCGGATAGAGGATTTGCCGCAATAGGCCAGGTCCAAAGTGGCGTTGTCGACATCGGAGATATCCATATTGCCATATTGCACGTCGATGCTGAGAGGTCCCGTGAAATTACCGCCATTGAGATTGCCGTATTTGACATGCAGATCGCATTTTCCCTTATTGTTTTCCGGCATGATGATATTGCCGTACTTCTGTGTCAGGTCGCACGTCAGTTCAGACGGCATATTGACATAGTAGTTGATGGTGAAGGATTCGTTAGAGCCTCCATTCCCGTTTTGCGACCTCAGGCTTGTAACGGCCGAAACCGTATTGCCCATCTTTTCCATCCGTATGTTGACACGGTCGATGATAGCCTGCGCCTTTTCGTCATTACGGGCTTTCGCCTCGATCACGACACGGATGGAGACTTCGCTCTTGCTCCAATGCGTAACCGTAATGTTTCCGTAACGGTTGTCAACTTGCAAGATGTCGTTTTTACCGACATTGAAGCTTTTGTTGATTTCCTTTTTCTTGATGCTTTCCTGTTTGGCAGCCCAACCGGATACGCTGCAAAACAAAACCAGGAGCATCAACAGACCGGCCCGTAAAAAGCAGGATTGTCCCTTCTTGGTGTGTTGATAAGCTGTTTTCATGTGTTGATAAATTGTTTTATGTGTTGATTAACGTGTTTATTGTTTACTATTCCTGTTGAAATCTTCCATATTCTCCATCTGTTTCAACATGATGTTGAGACTTTCCAAGCTGGTACTGTAATGCAGGTTCATGGCATAAAGGCCGGCATTGGAGCAAGGCAGAGTCGGAAGGACCGTTTCTTCGAACATATAATTGTCTGTCAGGACACGTTTTGTCTCTTTCAAGAGTTCCTCCGTTCCGGGAGTCCGTTGCAGTTTGTACATCGCCTGCATCTGTGAGATGATATCACTCATC from Parabacteroides merdae ATCC 43184 includes the following:
- a CDS encoding 3-keto-disaccharide hydrolase, which encodes MKKSVLLASAAIMMCYFTSCSGGKKTEEAAAPAEEAKTEAAVPEYKLMNDLPTVDLSTFPKDADGKVTLFDGKSFNGWRGYGRTDVPAAWEVVDGTIHIKGSGAGEAGAKDGGDLVFAHKFKNYEFEFEWKVGKGSNSGVLYMIQEVEGQPSYISAPEYQVLDNANHPDAKLGKDGNRQSASLYDMIPAKPQNSKPFGEWNKGKIMCYKGTVVHYQNDEPVVEYHLWTQQWKEMLDNSKFSKDKWPLAYELLLNCGGENKEGFIGFQDHGDDVWYRNITIKELD